In Akkermansia muciniphila, one DNA window encodes the following:
- a CDS encoding exodeoxyribonuclease VII large subunit — protein sequence MDVLIVGRGGGSIEDLWNFNEETVARAIYECTVPVISAVGHDTDFTIADFAADLRAPTPTAAAELATPDGPEWLRKLSRMEQALQASAQHSLLRSKLKLDVYLRGKLLDAYSLLSPYSQRLDDMQETLQNAAATRIFQSTLNINKLEHHLQMRHPAHRNRERTQLLASLQAGLSHAVAARMADLSSQLTLIQTRLEAHSPEQTLRRGYALVENQDKQLIRQTNQVKAGEKLKIRVSDGCFYVRDDTPQ from the coding sequence GTGGATGTGCTCATTGTAGGCCGCGGCGGCGGCTCCATTGAGGATTTGTGGAATTTCAATGAAGAAACGGTGGCGCGAGCCATTTACGAATGCACCGTTCCCGTGATTTCCGCAGTGGGTCATGACACGGACTTCACCATTGCGGATTTCGCAGCGGACCTGCGCGCGCCCACCCCCACCGCAGCTGCGGAGCTGGCCACGCCGGACGGACCTGAATGGCTCCGCAAACTGTCCAGAATGGAACAGGCTCTTCAGGCCTCCGCACAGCATTCCCTATTGCGTTCCAAGCTGAAACTGGATGTTTACCTGCGGGGGAAACTGTTGGATGCGTATTCCCTGCTCTCCCCTTATTCCCAGCGCCTGGACGATATGCAAGAAACCCTGCAAAATGCCGCAGCCACGCGAATTTTTCAGAGTACACTGAATATCAATAAATTGGAACACCATCTACAAATGCGCCACCCGGCCCACAGGAATCGGGAGCGCACGCAGCTTCTGGCTTCCCTTCAGGCCGGCTTATCTCATGCAGTCGCCGCCCGCATGGCGGATTTATCTTCACAACTTACTCTGATTCAGACGCGTCTTGAAGCTCACAGCCCGGAACAGACCCTTCGCCGCGGATATGCCCTGGTGGAAAACCAGGATAAGCAGCTTATCCGGCAAACAAACCAGGTGAAGGCAGGAGAAAAATTGAAAATCCGCGTTTCCGACGGTTGTTTTTATGTCAGGGATGACACACCGCAATAA
- a CDS encoding AMP-binding protein, producing MAIFGSSNLSESGDLLIFNKVSYKTLLMFEKELGRDRMTYLVEEGLPPDTATASHLESTKADGILFQAGGSDPIALRSAIMERLNAGKRVVFLPGPVSHVKGSISQIPARVIKALEALHISPVPVYTGFYTNSVLDAEADTDAQADIQIHILPKLAPGAEMAARLTSAWLECSAQAYATLPQLHGSLSALLFRSLKLHSDCRVIDGIDDTTLTYGQLLAISVAFAKRLKKITSNRRVGIILPPGKGAAIANLGCLFAGKTPVNFNYSASEGAFASSVKQSGVDWFITADTFMRKLQNFPWPPQRDLILMERELPLLKGSAKRWGLAIKFLTAGFIIKKLGLDAPTGADEAVLMFTSGSSGEPKGVPLTHHNLLSNISQCSSRITLEPQSRFLGSLPVFHCFGITIGLWYPMIGGYDMVTYPSPLEAKRLGALIKQYGISLVVTTPTFLRGFMKRCETDTFQTVRYLIVGAEKLPEDLATAFREKFGVIPCEGYGLTEASPVCSVNFIDPAPSNAAGDFIPGMKKSSVGALLPGLAIRITSPHTGRVVPITTPGMIWLKGPNIFPGYLGGPEIDRDIFVDGWLKTGDIGSADEFGFLKIEGRISRFSKIGGEMVPHEALEAAIMNIWNLDPADEERRIAVVTIPDPVKGEAVALLTTLVTDYVHQARTLIRHGLIDQGLPALWCPKEIIPVERIPMLPSGKLDIKQCRMLAYEALNIPFEP from the coding sequence ATGGCCATTTTTGGTTCCTCCAATTTATCCGAATCAGGTGATCTGTTGATTTTCAACAAAGTATCTTATAAAACCCTGCTGATGTTCGAAAAAGAACTGGGCAGGGACCGCATGACCTACCTGGTGGAAGAAGGCCTCCCTCCGGATACAGCCACCGCCTCCCATCTGGAATCCACTAAAGCGGACGGCATCCTGTTCCAGGCCGGGGGCAGCGACCCTATTGCGCTGCGTTCCGCCATCATGGAACGCCTTAACGCAGGCAAAAGAGTAGTATTCCTGCCCGGCCCCGTCTCCCATGTGAAAGGCTCCATCAGCCAAATTCCGGCGCGGGTCATCAAGGCTCTGGAAGCCCTGCACATTTCCCCCGTACCGGTCTATACCGGCTTTTATACGAACTCCGTGCTGGACGCGGAGGCCGATACGGACGCCCAGGCGGATATCCAGATACATATTCTCCCCAAACTGGCTCCTGGGGCCGAGATGGCGGCGCGCCTTACTTCCGCGTGGCTGGAATGCTCCGCCCAGGCATACGCCACGCTGCCCCAGCTCCACGGTTCCCTGTCCGCCCTCCTTTTCCGCAGCCTCAAACTTCATTCCGACTGCCGGGTCATCGACGGCATTGACGACACGACGCTGACTTACGGCCAGCTGCTGGCCATTTCCGTAGCCTTTGCCAAGCGGTTGAAAAAAATTACCTCGAACCGCCGGGTCGGCATCATTCTTCCGCCGGGCAAGGGAGCGGCCATAGCCAATCTGGGCTGCCTGTTCGCCGGGAAAACGCCGGTGAATTTCAATTATTCCGCCTCGGAAGGAGCCTTCGCCAGCTCTGTAAAGCAGTCCGGCGTGGACTGGTTCATCACTGCGGATACCTTCATGCGAAAGCTCCAGAATTTCCCGTGGCCCCCCCAGCGGGATCTGATCCTCATGGAGCGGGAACTTCCCCTGCTTAAAGGTTCCGCCAAACGCTGGGGCCTCGCCATCAAATTCCTGACAGCGGGTTTCATTATTAAGAAGCTGGGGCTGGATGCTCCTACAGGAGCAGACGAAGCCGTGCTGATGTTCACTTCCGGCTCTTCCGGAGAGCCTAAAGGCGTGCCTCTGACCCATCACAATCTTCTTTCCAACATCTCTCAATGTTCTTCCCGCATTACGCTGGAACCGCAAAGCAGGTTTCTGGGAAGCCTGCCTGTATTCCACTGCTTCGGCATCACCATCGGACTCTGGTATCCGATGATCGGCGGGTATGACATGGTCACCTACCCGTCCCCTCTTGAGGCTAAACGGCTGGGAGCCCTTATCAAGCAGTACGGAATCAGTCTAGTAGTCACTACGCCCACTTTCCTGCGCGGTTTTATGAAACGTTGCGAAACGGACACCTTTCAAACCGTCCGCTATCTAATCGTTGGCGCGGAAAAATTGCCGGAAGACCTTGCTACTGCTTTCCGGGAAAAATTCGGCGTCATTCCCTGCGAGGGCTACGGCCTGACGGAAGCATCTCCCGTCTGTTCCGTCAACTTCATTGATCCGGCGCCATCCAATGCCGCCGGAGACTTCATTCCCGGCATGAAGAAGAGTTCCGTAGGAGCCCTCCTTCCCGGACTCGCCATACGCATCACCAGCCCCCACACGGGACGCGTGGTCCCCATCACTACTCCCGGCATGATCTGGCTGAAAGGGCCGAATATCTTTCCCGGCTATCTGGGCGGCCCGGAAATCGACCGGGACATTTTCGTGGACGGCTGGCTAAAAACCGGAGACATAGGTTCCGCAGACGAATTCGGCTTCCTGAAGATTGAAGGACGCATTTCCCGCTTCTCCAAAATAGGCGGGGAAATGGTGCCTCATGAAGCCCTGGAAGCCGCCATTATGAACATTTGGAATCTGGATCCGGCGGACGAAGAACGACGGATAGCCGTCGTCACCATTCCGGATCCCGTAAAAGGGGAAGCCGTAGCCCTGCTCACCACCCTGGTGACGGATTACGTACACCAGGCTCGGACCCTCATCAGGCATGGCCTGATTGACCAGGGACTGCCGGCCCTCTGGTGCCCCAAGGAAATTATTCCCGTAGAGCGCATTCCGATGCTCCCATCCGGCAAACTGGATATCAAGCAATGCAGGATGCTGGCGTATGAAGCTCTGAACATTCCCTTTGAACCATAA
- a CDS encoding autotransporter domain-containing protein, with amino-acid sequence MELAGSNIFGREALGEIRVNAAQDLGDRRGETNVSLLGNPGFTQSVRGAKAGTTALQLGAGLSVPVGTKGTVFVNGNADIRDGAGSAVRRSVFIIYWNNLC; translated from the coding sequence ATGGAGCTGGCAGGCAGCAACATCTTCGGACGAGAAGCGCTGGGGGAAATCCGGGTCAACGCGGCGCAGGACCTGGGAGACCGGAGGGGAGAAACAAACGTCTCCCTGCTGGGCAACCCCGGCTTCACGCAAAGCGTGAGAGGGGCGAAAGCGGGAACGACGGCGCTGCAGCTCGGAGCGGGGCTGAGCGTGCCGGTGGGGACGAAAGGAACCGTCTTCGTCAACGGCAATGCGGACATCCGTGACGGGGCCGGCTCTGCTGTTCGGAGATCAGTTTTTATAATATATTGGAATAATTTATGTTAA
- the xseA gene encoding exodeoxyribonuclease VII large subunit, translating into MEFPEETPAVPNPITVKQLVYRLRDTVSIAVGTQWVVGELSNVRHHTSGHVYFTLKEQGAEIFCAFFKAAASKCPIRLQEGMKVHVLGSATVYPDRGQLQLVIRQVKAAGQGDLQARFLELKAKLQREGLFDAEHKKKIPTFPRAIGIVTSPTGAVIQDIRHVLERRAPWVKAYLLPVRVQGTGAEHEIAAAVRAWSGAPSNGLPPWMCSL; encoded by the coding sequence ATGGAATTCCCGGAGGAAACGCCCGCCGTGCCCAACCCCATCACGGTCAAACAGCTCGTTTACCGCCTGAGGGACACAGTCAGCATCGCCGTGGGTACCCAGTGGGTGGTGGGAGAACTGAGCAACGTCAGGCATCACACCAGCGGCCACGTTTATTTCACCCTGAAGGAGCAGGGAGCGGAAATTTTCTGCGCCTTTTTCAAGGCAGCGGCATCCAAATGTCCCATACGGCTCCAGGAAGGGATGAAAGTCCATGTCCTGGGCAGCGCCACCGTGTACCCGGACCGGGGACAGCTCCAGCTGGTCATCAGGCAGGTAAAAGCCGCGGGACAGGGAGATTTGCAGGCTCGCTTTCTGGAGTTGAAAGCAAAGCTCCAGCGCGAGGGGCTGTTTGACGCGGAACATAAAAAGAAGATTCCCACGTTCCCCCGCGCCATCGGCATCGTCACCTCCCCTACTGGCGCCGTCATCCAGGACATACGGCACGTATTGGAACGCCGTGCTCCGTGGGTGAAGGCTTATCTGCTGCCCGTACGCGTGCAGGGGACGGGAGCGGAGCACGAAATAGCGGCTGCCGTGCGCGCCTGGTCCGGAGCTCCCTCCAACGGCCTTCCCCCGTGGATGTGCTCATTGTAG